In Myxocyprinus asiaticus isolate MX2 ecotype Aquarium Trade chromosome 16, UBuf_Myxa_2, whole genome shotgun sequence, a single window of DNA contains:
- the LOC127453556 gene encoding apolipoprotein A-I-like has protein sequence MKVLVVLALAVFTGCQANLFHADEPKPQLEQLTDAFWNYVAKASHTAEETVQMIRTSQLGQEVNARLTQSADMASEYAITLKNQMNPLAEELMTKIIKEAEVLRERLGQDLTTVKDQMEPYAENLKSQIQQRVEDLRAAMAPYAESLDSENLKATLLQRSEELRGSLEQSVKELQAQLEPYTAEIKEKVDQHLQEFQKTVTPLTEDLQAKIAERAQFVQQSLSPYAEDLKEKLDPYAQNLKDQLTSLYESFIKTN, from the exons ATGAAGGTTCTTGTGGTACTTGCACTAGCTGTATTTACAG GTTGCCAAGCCAACCTATTCCATGCTGATGAGCCCAAGCCACAACTGGAGCAGCTGACTGATGCATTCTGGAACTATGTTGCCAAGGCATCACACACTGCAGAGGAAACAGTCCAGATGATCAGGACCTCCCAGCTGGGTCAGGAAGTCAA TGCTCGACTAACACAGAGTGCCGACATGGCCAGCGAATATGCCATCACACTCAAAAACCAGATGAATCCTCTGGCTGAAGAGCTGATGACCAAAATCATTAAGGAGGCTGAAGTGTTGAGGGAACGTCTGGGCCAGGACCTGACCACAGTGAAAGACCAAATGGAACCCTATGCTGAGAATCTCAAGAGCCAAATTCAGCAGAGAGTGGAGGACCTCAGAGCAGCCATGGCTCCGTATGCTGAGTCCCTGGATTCTGAGAACCTGAAGGCCACTCTGCTCCAGAGAAGTGAGGAGCTGAGAGGGAGCCTGGAGCAGAGCGTGAAGGAGCTGCAGGCTCAACTGGAGCCCTACACTGCTGAAATCAAAGAGAAGGTGGACCAGCATCTGCAGGAGTTCCAGAAGACCGTGACCCCACTGACTGAGGATCTCCAGGCCAAGATTGCAGAGAGAGCCCAGTTTGTCCAGCAAAGTCTCTCACCCTATGCTGAAGACCTGAAGGAAAAGCTGGACCCCTACGCCCAGAACCTGAAGGACCAGCTCACCTCACTCTATGAGTCTTTCATCAAGACCAACTAA
- the LOC127453555 gene encoding apolipoprotein A-I-like, whose product MKVLVVFALAVFTGCQANLFYADEPKPQLEQLTDAFWSYVAKATHTAEETVQMIRTSQLGQEVNARLTQSADVASEYAITLKNQMNPLAEELMTKITKEAEVLRERLEKDLITVRDQMEPYAENLKSQIQQRMEDLRAAMAPYAESLDSENLKATVLQRIEELRGSLEQSVKELQAQLEPYTTEIKEKVDQRLQDFQKTVTPLTEDLQAQIAERAQFVQQSLSPYAEDLKEKLDPYAQNLKAQLTSLYESFIKTN is encoded by the exons ATGAAGGTACTTGTGGTATTTGCACTAGCTGTGTTTACAG GTTGCCAAGCCAACCTATTCTATGCTGATGAGCCCAAGCCACAGCTGGAGCAGCTGACTGATGCATTCTGGAGCTATGTTGCAAAGGCAACACACACTGCAGAGGAAACCGTCCAGATGATCAGGACCTCCCAACTGGGACAGGAAGTCAA TGCTCGACTAACACAGAGTGCTGACGTGGCCAGCGAATATGCCATCACACTCAAAAACCAGATGAATCCTCTGGCTGAAGAGCTGATGACCAAAATCACTAAGGAGGCTGAAGTGTTGAGGGAGCGTTTGGAGAAGGACCTGATCACAGTGAGAGACCAAATGGAACCCTATGCTGAGAATCTCAAGAGCCAAATTCAGCAGAGAATGGAGGACCTCAGAGCAGCCATGGCTCCATATGCAGAGTCCCTGGATTCTGAGAACCTGAAGGCCACTGTGCTCCAGAGAATTGAGGAGCTGAGAGGGAGCCTGGAGCAGAGCGTGAAGGAGCTGCAGGCTCAACTGGAGCCCTACACTACTGAAATCAAAGAGAAGGTGGACCAGCGTCTGCAGGACTTCCAGAAGACCGTGACCCCACTGACTGAGGATCTCCAGGCCCAAATTGCAGAGAGAGcccagtttgtccagcagagtctCTCACCCTATGCTGAAGACCTGAAGGAAAAGCTGGACCCCTACGCCCAGAACCTGAAGGCCCAGCTCACCTCACTCTATGAGTCTTTCATCAAGACCAACTAA
- the LOC127454153 gene encoding apolipoprotein A-I-like, with the protein MKVLVVLALAAFTGCQANLFYADEPKPQLEQLTDAFWSYVAKATHTTEETVQMIRTSQLGQEVNARLTQSADMASEYAITLKNQMNPLAEELMTKIIKEAEVLRERLGQDLTTVRDQMEPYAENLKSQIQQRVEDLRAAMAPYAESLDSETLKATVLQRSEELRGSLEQSMKELQAQLEPYTAEIKEKVDQHLQEFQKTVTPLTEDLQAKIVERAQFVQQSLSPYAEELKEKLDPYAQNLKDQLTSLYESFIKSN; encoded by the exons ATGAAGGTTCTTGTGGTGCTTGCACTAGCTGCATTTACAG GTTGCCAAGCCAACCTATTCTATGCTGATGAGCCCAAGCCACAGCTGGAGCAGCTGACTGATGCATTCTGGAGCTATGTTGCAAAGGCAACACACACGACAGAGGAAACCGTCCAGATGATCAGGACCTCCCAACTGGGCCAGGAAGTCAA TGCTCGACTAACACAGAGTGCCGACATGGCCAGCGAATATGCCATCACACTCAAAAACCAGATGAATCCTCTGGCTGAAGAGCTGATGACCAAAATCATTAAGGAGGCTGAAGTGTTGAGGGAACGTCTGGGCCAGGATCTGACCACAGTGAGAGACCAAATGGAGCCCTATGCTGAGAATCTCAAGAGCCAAATTCAGCAGAGAGTGGAGGACCTCAGAGCAGCCATGGCTCCATATGCAGAGTCCCTGGATTCTGAAACCCTGAAGGCCACTGTGCTCCAGAGAAGTGAGGAGTTGAGAGGGAGCCTGGAGCAGAGCATGAAGGAGCTGCAGGCTCAACTGGAGCCCTACACTGCTGAAATCAAAGAGAAGGTGGACCAGCACCTGCAGGAGTTCCAGAAGACTGTGACTCCCCTGACTGAGGATCTCCAGGCAAAGATTGTAGAGAGAGcccagtttgtccagcagagtctCTCACCCTATGCTGAAGAACTGAAGGAAAAGCTAGACCCCTACGCCCAGAACCTGAAGGACCAGCTCACCTCCCTCTATGAGTCTTTCATCAAGAGTAATTAG